From Coffea arabica cultivar ET-39 chromosome 2e, Coffea Arabica ET-39 HiFi, whole genome shotgun sequence, the proteins below share one genomic window:
- the LOC140036860 gene encoding glyoxylase I 4-like, with the protein METGIMEEMLLSRSSSSSSIHSFPSSSSSSYSASSSSSAAAAAEEANQAAQQLPLLSLNHVSFVCKSVSRSVRFYEEVLGFVLIKRPSSFDFEGAWLFNHGIGIHLLEVTDVPSKKGKINPKDNHISFQCTNMEVIMQKLEDMNIEYVTAVVKEGGITVDQLFFHDPDGYMIEICNCQNLPVLPLSSCPLKKLPRPTSNNQLKSSFYGKSTPSVQYCCGEVEAIMMENLAVDMMNISF; encoded by the exons ATGGAGACAGGAATAATGGAGGAGATGTTGTTGAGTcgttcatcttcatcatcatcaataCATTCTTttccatcatcatcatcatcatcatattctgcttcttcttcttcttctgctgctgctgcagcTGAGGAAGCAAACCAGGCCGCACAACAACTGCCCTTGTTGTCGTTGAACCATGTCTCATTTGTTTGCAAATCTGTCAGCAGATCGGTGAGGTTCTATGAGGAAGTACTAGGATTTGTGCTCATTAAAAGGCCTTCTTCTTTCGACTTTGAAGGAGCTTG GTTATTCAACCACGGAATTGGAATCCACTTGCTTGAAGTAACGGATGTCCCAAGCAAGAAAGGCAAGATTAATCCAAAAGACAATCACATTTCTTTCCAGTGCACCAATATGGAGGTCATAATGCAAAAGTTGGAGGACATGAACATAGAATATGTCACAGCAGTGGTTAAGGAAGGTGGTATAACAGTGGATCAGCTCTTCTTCCATGATCCTGATGGCTACATGATTGAAATTTGCAATTGCCAAAATCTCCCGGTCCTTCCACTTTCTTCCTGCCCACTTAAGAAGCTACCAAGACCAACCAGCAACAACCAATTAAAGTCATCCTTCTACG GAAAGTCAACCCCAAGTGTACAATACTGTTGTGGAGAAGTAGAAGCTATAATGATGGAGAACTTAGCCGTGGACATGATGAATATTTCCTTCTGA